A genomic region of Mesorhizobium sp. NZP2077 contains the following coding sequences:
- a CDS encoding glycogen/starch/alpha-glucan phosphorylase, with translation MTRAMTSETLPPLLENPDPKTLAREVLMALKYRVGKDTTVATQYDWLTASIKVVRDRIVDRWMQATKEAYDQQEKRVYYLSLEFLIGRLMRDAFSNLGLMDNMREALSSLGVDLDLIAALEPDAALGNGGLGRLAACFMESMATVDIPAHGYGIRYANGMFRQEIQGGWQVELPETWLDHGNPWEFERRERSFEVGFGGSVESITSKDGRLERHVWKPIEHVLAVAYDTPVVGWRANRVNTLRLWSGMPVDPILLDKFNAGDHIGALAESNKADALSRVLYPADSHVAGQELRLRQEYFFSTASLQDILQRHLSQYGDLKSLPDKAAIHLNDTHPAIAVPELMRLLMDVHGMDFDLAWDVTKRTFGYTNHTLLPEALESWPVPLFERLLPRHMQIVYAINAQVLLEARATNLFSDEQISRISLIQENGDRRVRMGNLAFVGSHSINGVSALHTELMKETVFADLHKLYPDRINNKTNGITPRRWLIQCNPGLTSLAREAIGDRFLDDIDAIKGLDGFADDSAFREKFAGVKRQNKARLANLVADRLGIKVDPSALFDIQVKRIHEYKRQLLNILEAIALYDQIRSHPERDWMPRVKFFGGKAAPSYHNAKLIIKLANDVARVINRDPAVRGLLKVVFVPNYNVSLAEIMMPAADLSEQISTAGMEASGTGNMKFALNGALTIGTLDGANVEIKECVGDDNIFIFGLTTAEVAERRNNGCNPRAVIEGSPELAQAVAAVSSGVFSPDDPDRYRDLINGLYNTDWFMVAADFDAYAAAQRDVDAVWRNSPDWYARAIRNVARVGWFSSDRTIRQYAKEIWNVPA, from the coding sequence ATGACGCGCGCGATGACATCCGAAACCCTTCCACCACTGCTCGAAAACCCCGATCCGAAGACGCTCGCAAGAGAAGTTCTGATGGCCCTCAAATACAGGGTCGGCAAGGACACCACCGTCGCAACCCAGTACGATTGGCTGACCGCCTCGATCAAGGTCGTGCGCGACCGCATCGTCGATCGCTGGATGCAGGCGACGAAAGAGGCCTACGACCAGCAGGAAAAGCGCGTCTACTATCTGTCGCTGGAGTTCCTCATCGGCCGCCTGATGCGCGACGCCTTTTCCAATCTCGGCCTGATGGACAATATGCGCGAGGCGCTGTCTTCGCTCGGCGTCGACCTCGATCTCATCGCGGCGCTCGAACCCGATGCCGCGCTCGGCAATGGCGGTCTTGGCCGGCTCGCCGCCTGCTTCATGGAAAGCATGGCGACCGTCGACATTCCTGCGCACGGCTACGGCATCCGCTACGCCAACGGCATGTTCCGCCAGGAGATTCAAGGAGGCTGGCAGGTCGAACTGCCCGAGACCTGGCTCGATCACGGCAACCCCTGGGAATTCGAACGGCGCGAACGCTCCTTCGAAGTCGGCTTTGGCGGTTCGGTGGAGTCCATCACCTCGAAGGATGGCCGGCTCGAGCGCCATGTCTGGAAGCCGATCGAGCATGTCCTGGCTGTCGCTTACGACACGCCGGTCGTCGGCTGGCGGGCAAACCGCGTCAACACGCTGCGGCTGTGGTCGGGTATGCCGGTCGATCCGATCCTGCTCGACAAGTTCAACGCCGGCGACCACATCGGCGCGCTGGCCGAAAGCAACAAGGCCGACGCACTGTCGCGTGTACTCTATCCCGCCGATTCCCACGTGGCGGGGCAGGAGCTCAGGCTGCGGCAGGAATATTTCTTCTCCACCGCCTCGCTGCAGGACATCCTGCAGCGGCATCTCAGCCAATATGGTGACCTGAAGTCGCTGCCTGACAAGGCGGCGATCCATTTGAACGACACCCATCCGGCGATCGCGGTGCCGGAGCTGATGCGGCTCTTGATGGATGTCCACGGCATGGACTTCGACCTTGCCTGGGATGTCACCAAACGCACCTTCGGCTACACCAACCACACGCTTCTTCCCGAGGCGCTGGAAAGCTGGCCGGTGCCGCTGTTCGAGCGGCTTCTGCCGCGCCATATGCAGATCGTCTACGCCATCAACGCGCAGGTGCTCTTGGAGGCGCGCGCCACCAACCTGTTCTCGGATGAGCAGATCAGCCGCATCTCGCTGATCCAGGAGAATGGCGACCGCCGCGTGCGCATGGGTAACCTGGCCTTTGTCGGCTCGCATTCGATCAACGGCGTCTCGGCGCTGCATACCGAGCTGATGAAGGAGACGGTGTTCGCCGACCTGCACAAGCTCTATCCCGATCGCATCAACAACAAGACCAACGGCATCACGCCGCGGCGCTGGCTGATCCAGTGCAATCCCGGGCTGACCTCGCTTGCCCGCGAGGCGATCGGCGACCGTTTTCTGGACGACATCGACGCCATCAAAGGGCTCGACGGCTTTGCCGATGATAGCGCGTTCCGGGAGAAGTTCGCGGGCGTCAAGCGGCAGAACAAGGCGCGGCTGGCCAATCTCGTCGCCGACCGGCTCGGCATCAAGGTCGATCCGTCGGCGCTGTTCGACATCCAGGTCAAGCGCATCCACGAATACAAGCGCCAGCTTCTCAACATCCTCGAAGCGATCGCCCTTTACGACCAGATCCGCTCGCATCCCGAGCGCGACTGGATGCCTCGCGTGAAATTCTTCGGCGGCAAGGCGGCGCCCAGCTACCACAACGCCAAGCTGATCATCAAACTTGCCAACGACGTCGCCAGGGTCATCAACCGCGATCCGGCCGTTCGCGGTTTGCTGAAGGTGGTGTTCGTGCCGAACTACAATGTCAGCCTGGCCGAAATCATGATGCCGGCCGCCGACCTGTCCGAGCAGATTTCCACAGCGGGCATGGAAGCGTCGGGCACCGGCAACATGAAGTTCGCGCTCAACGGCGCGCTGACCATCGGCACGCTCGACGGCGCCAATGTCGAGATCAAGGAGTGCGTCGGCGACGACAACATCTTCATCTTCGGCCTGACCACGGCCGAGGTCGCCGAGCGGCGCAACAATGGCTGCAACCCGCGCGCCGTGATCGAGGGCTCCCCCGAACTGGCGCAGGCGGTCGCGGCCGTTTCATCGGGTGTCTTCTCGCCCGACGATCCTGATCGCTACCGCGACCTCATCAACGGCCTCTACAACACCGACTGGTTCATGGTCGCCGCCGATTTCGACGCCTACGCCGCCGCCCAGCGTGATGTCGACGCCGTCTGGCGCAACAGCCCGGACTGGTATGCCAGGGCAATCCGCAATGTCGCGCGTGTCGGCTGGTTCTCGTCCGATCGCACGATCCGCCAATACGCGAAAGAAATCTGGAACGTGCCAGCCTGA
- a CDS encoding ATP-binding cassette domain-containing protein has translation MTQEPILTARGLVKRYGRVTALDNADFDLYPGEILAVIGDNGAGKSSLIKAISGAAAPDEGEIRLEGKPVAFKSPMEAREAGIETVYQNLALSPALSIADNMFLGREIRKPGFLGQWLRMLDRPAMEKRARDKLTELGLMTIQNISQAVETLSGGQRQGVAVARAAAFGSRVVIMDEPTAALGVKESRRVLELILDVKKRGLPIVLISHNMPHVFEVADRIHIHRLGRRLCVIDPKQYTMSDAVAFMTGAKTPPEAALAA, from the coding sequence ATGACCCAGGAACCCATCCTTACCGCGCGCGGGCTGGTCAAGCGCTATGGCCGCGTCACCGCCCTGGACAATGCCGACTTCGACCTTTATCCCGGCGAAATCCTCGCCGTCATCGGCGACAACGGCGCCGGCAAGTCATCGCTTATCAAGGCGATTTCCGGCGCGGCCGCACCGGACGAAGGCGAAATCCGGCTCGAAGGCAAACCCGTCGCCTTCAAGTCGCCGATGGAAGCCCGCGAAGCCGGCATCGAGACGGTCTACCAGAATCTGGCGCTCTCGCCGGCCCTGTCGATCGCCGACAACATGTTCCTCGGCCGTGAAATCCGCAAACCCGGCTTCCTCGGCCAGTGGCTGCGCATGCTCGACCGCCCGGCGATGGAAAAGCGTGCCCGCGACAAGCTCACCGAACTCGGCCTGATGACCATCCAGAACATCAGCCAGGCGGTGGAAACGCTTTCCGGCGGCCAGCGCCAGGGCGTGGCGGTGGCGCGCGCCGCTGCCTTTGGCAGCCGCGTGGTGATCATGGACGAACCGACGGCCGCGCTTGGCGTCAAGGAAAGCCGCCGTGTGCTCGAACTGATCCTCGACGTCAAGAAGCGCGGCCTGCCGATCGTGCTGATCTCGCACAACATGCCGCATGTCTTCGAAGTGGCCGACCGTATCCACATCCACCGCCTAGGCCGTCGTCTCTGCGTCATCGATCCCAAGCAATATACGATGTCCGACGCCGTCGCCTTCATGACCGGAGCAAAGACGCCACCGGAGGCAGCGCTGGCAGCCTGA
- a CDS encoding ABC transporter permease, which yields MAQAQEFEKVLSGSDTSVAAFDEHKSAVKRIQHFLHSTPAAVPLIVLVLSIIIFGIAIGGRFFSSYTLTLILQQIAIVGILGAAQTLVILTAGIDLSIGVIMVISAVIMGNCAVSYGMPAILAVTIGLAAGAACGLLNGLLVAYMKLPPFIVTLGTWNIVMATNFIYSANETIRDTDVDNQAPLLHLFALSFKLGTAVLTLGVIATVVLVMILWYVLNHTAWGRHVYAVGDDQEAAKLSGIQTKKVLMTVYTLAGLIAAFAAWVSIGRNGSISPSAAVTDYNLQAITATVIGGISLFGGRGSILGTLFGAMIVGVVSMGLNMLGADPQWKVLLTGVLIIGAVAIDQWIRKVSA from the coding sequence ATGGCTCAAGCTCAGGAATTCGAGAAGGTTCTCTCGGGCAGCGACACCAGCGTCGCCGCCTTTGACGAGCACAAATCGGCCGTCAAGCGCATCCAGCATTTCCTGCATTCGACACCGGCCGCTGTGCCGCTGATCGTGTTGGTCCTGTCGATCATCATCTTCGGTATCGCCATCGGCGGACGTTTCTTTTCGTCCTATACGCTGACGCTGATCCTGCAGCAGATCGCCATCGTCGGCATTCTGGGTGCCGCGCAGACGCTGGTCATCCTGACCGCCGGTATCGACCTGTCGATTGGCGTCATCATGGTGATTTCCGCCGTGATCATGGGCAATTGCGCGGTCAGCTACGGCATGCCGGCCATTCTCGCCGTGACGATCGGGCTCGCCGCCGGCGCGGCCTGCGGGCTGCTCAACGGGCTGCTAGTCGCCTACATGAAGCTGCCGCCCTTCATCGTGACGCTTGGCACCTGGAACATCGTCATGGCCACGAATTTCATCTATTCGGCCAATGAGACGATCCGCGACACCGATGTCGACAATCAGGCGCCGCTGCTGCATCTGTTTGCGCTGAGCTTCAAGCTGGGTACGGCGGTGCTGACGCTCGGCGTCATTGCCACGGTCGTGCTCGTGATGATCCTCTGGTACGTGCTCAATCACACAGCATGGGGCCGCCATGTCTACGCTGTTGGCGATGATCAGGAAGCGGCGAAGCTGTCGGGCATCCAGACCAAGAAGGTGCTGATGACGGTCTACACTCTTGCCGGGTTGATCGCCGCTTTCGCTGCCTGGGTCTCTATCGGCCGCAACGGCTCGATCTCGCCTTCGGCCGCCGTCACGGACTACAATCTGCAGGCCATCACCGCGACGGTGATCGGTGGTATATCCCTCTTCGGCGGGCGCGGCTCGATCCTGGGCACGCTGTTTGGCGCGATGATCGTCGGCGTCGTCTCCATGGGTCTCAACATGCTGGGCGCCGATCCGCAGTGGAAAGTGCTGCTCACCGGTGTGCTGATCATCGGCGCCGTGGCGATCGACCAATGGATCAGAAAGGTTTCGGCATAA
- a CDS encoding sugar ABC transporter substrate-binding protein, with the protein MKSTVFAAAALGLMAFASSASAAGVGACLITKTDTNPFFVKMKEGATAKAKELGVDLKTYAGKIDGDSESQVAAIESCIADGAKGILITASDTKGIVPTVKKARDAGLLVIALDTPLDPIDAADATFATDNLEAGKLIGAWAAATLGDKAKDAKIGFLDLTPSQPTVDVLRDQGFMMGYGIDVKDPNKIGDETDPRIVGHDVTNGNEEGGRKAMENLLQKDSGITVIHTINEPAAVGAYQALKAVGLEKQVLIVSVDGGCPGVKSVTEGVIGATSQQYPLQMAALGIEAIAAFAKDGTKPKPTEGKNFFDTGVNLVTDKPATGVKSIDTKEGLAKCWG; encoded by the coding sequence TTGAAGTCCACCGTGTTTGCGGCGGCGGCCCTGGGCCTGATGGCGTTTGCGTCGTCCGCATCCGCGGCTGGTGTCGGCGCTTGCCTGATCACCAAGACCGACACCAACCCCTTCTTCGTCAAGATGAAGGAAGGCGCGACCGCAAAGGCCAAGGAACTCGGCGTCGACCTCAAGACCTACGCCGGCAAAATCGACGGCGACAGCGAGAGCCAGGTCGCGGCGATCGAAAGCTGCATTGCCGACGGCGCCAAGGGCATCCTGATCACCGCATCCGACACCAAGGGCATCGTGCCGACCGTGAAGAAGGCGCGTGACGCCGGCCTGCTGGTGATCGCGCTCGACACGCCGCTCGACCCGATCGACGCGGCCGATGCGACCTTCGCTACCGACAATCTCGAGGCCGGCAAGCTGATCGGCGCCTGGGCCGCGGCGACGCTCGGCGACAAGGCCAAGGACGCCAAGATCGGCTTCCTCGACCTGACGCCTTCGCAGCCGACCGTGGACGTGCTGCGCGACCAGGGCTTCATGATGGGCTACGGCATCGACGTGAAGGACCCCAACAAGATCGGCGACGAAACCGATCCGCGCATCGTCGGCCACGACGTCACCAACGGCAATGAGGAAGGCGGCCGCAAGGCGATGGAGAACCTGCTTCAGAAAGACTCCGGCATCACCGTCATCCACACCATCAACGAGCCGGCCGCTGTCGGTGCTTACCAGGCGCTCAAGGCCGTCGGCCTTGAAAAGCAGGTGCTGATCGTCTCGGTCGACGGTGGCTGCCCCGGCGTGAAGTCGGTTACAGAAGGCGTCATCGGCGCGACATCGCAGCAGTATCCGCTGCAGATGGCTGCGCTCGGCATCGAGGCGATCGCCGCCTTCGCCAAGGACGGAACCAAGCCGAAGCCGACCGAAGGCAAGAACTTCTTCGACACCGGCGTCAACCTGGTGACGGACAAGCCGGCCACTGGCGTGAAGTCCATCGACACCAAGGAAGGCCTCGCCAAGTGCTGGGGCTGA
- a CDS encoding ROK family transcriptional regulator → METAIARHGSPEANDSLIHRGTNQSGMRDHNERLVLSLVRQHGSLAKSDIARMTGLSAQTVSVIMRELEEEALLVRQAPLRGKIGQPSIPMALNPEGAFFIGLKIGRRSAELVLIDFLGHVRAMLQHSYRYPAPRETVEFVTSGMKKMRGELTPAQDKRIAGLGIAMPFELWNWADTAGAPRDVMDEWRHRDIRADIQAQCEFPVYLQNDATSACGAELVFGQAGGARDFVYFYIGAFAGGGIVLNGRLFGGPTGNAGALGSMPVPGPDGKPTQLIDVASIAMLEKALNARGVEASHLWTSPEDWGEIGSELDDWIASASRALAYAIVAASAVIDFEAAVIDGWMPKAVRRRLVDAIIAAIATIDGEGLKLPAVREGTVGIHARALGGASLPLSERFLIGSTTISRSA, encoded by the coding sequence GTGGAGACCGCCATTGCGAGGCACGGTTCGCCCGAAGCGAATGACAGCCTGATTCACCGCGGCACCAACCAGAGCGGCATGCGCGACCACAACGAGCGGTTGGTGCTCTCGCTGGTGCGCCAGCATGGCAGCCTGGCGAAATCCGATATCGCCCGCATGACCGGACTTTCGGCGCAGACGGTTTCGGTCATCATGCGCGAACTGGAGGAAGAAGCGCTGCTCGTGCGCCAGGCGCCGCTGCGCGGCAAGATCGGCCAGCCCTCCATCCCGATGGCGCTCAACCCCGAGGGCGCCTTCTTCATCGGCCTCAAGATCGGCCGCCGCAGCGCCGAACTGGTGTTGATCGATTTTCTTGGGCATGTGCGCGCGATGCTGCAGCACTCCTATCGCTATCCGGCGCCGCGCGAGACGGTGGAATTCGTCACATCAGGCATGAAGAAGATGCGCGGCGAACTGACACCGGCGCAGGACAAGCGCATTGCCGGGCTCGGCATCGCCATGCCGTTCGAACTGTGGAACTGGGCCGACACCGCCGGCGCGCCGCGCGACGTCATGGACGAATGGCGCCACCGTGACATCAGGGCCGATATCCAGGCGCAATGTGAGTTTCCGGTCTATCTGCAAAATGACGCCACCTCGGCCTGCGGCGCCGAACTCGTCTTCGGCCAGGCCGGCGGCGCGCGCGACTTCGTCTATTTCTATATCGGCGCCTTCGCCGGCGGCGGCATCGTGCTCAACGGCCGGCTGTTCGGCGGCCCAACCGGCAATGCCGGCGCGCTCGGCTCGATGCCAGTGCCCGGACCGGATGGCAAGCCAACCCAGTTGATCGACGTGGCATCGATCGCCATGCTGGAAAAGGCGCTCAATGCCCGCGGCGTCGAGGCCTCGCATCTGTGGACCTCGCCCGAGGACTGGGGCGAGATCGGTTCCGAACTCGACGACTGGATCGCCAGCGCCTCGCGGGCGCTTGCCTATGCCATCGTCGCGGCGTCCGCGGTCATCGATTTCGAGGCGGCGGTGATCGACGGCTGGATGCCGAAGGCGGTGCGCCGCCGGCTGGTCGATGCCATTATCGCCGCCATCGCGACAATCGACGGCGAAGGCCTGAAACTTCCCGCCGTTCGCGAGGGAACTGTCGGCATCCATGCCCGGGCGCTCGGGGGCGCCAGCCTGCCGCTTTCCGAACGCTTCCTCATTGGTTCGACGACGATTTCCAGGAGCGCCTGA
- a CDS encoding RbsD/FucU domain-containing protein, with product MLIGIPALLGPELLATLRAMGHGDEIALVDGNYPAEEQARRLIRADGHPLIPVLDAILSILPVDDAVPEALFRASVKGDPSLADPVHHEIEAICAKRAPGRKVVALAGADFYARVKSAHAIVATSEPRLYANIIIRKGVIYPPEARKP from the coding sequence ATGCTGATCGGAATCCCCGCTTTGCTCGGGCCGGAGCTTCTGGCAACGCTGCGCGCCATGGGCCATGGCGACGAGATCGCCCTTGTCGACGGAAACTACCCGGCCGAGGAGCAGGCAAGGCGCCTGATCCGCGCCGACGGTCATCCGCTCATTCCGGTGCTCGACGCGATCCTGAGCATCCTGCCGGTCGACGACGCGGTGCCGGAAGCGCTGTTTCGCGCATCGGTGAAAGGCGATCCGTCGCTCGCCGATCCAGTCCACCATGAGATCGAGGCGATCTGCGCCAAACGCGCGCCGGGCCGCAAGGTGGTTGCACTGGCCGGCGCCGACTTCTATGCACGGGTCAAATCGGCGCATGCCATCGTCGCGACAAGCGAGCCGCGGCTTTACGCCAACATCATCATCCGCAAGGGCGTGATCTATCCGCCGGAGGCCAGGAAGCCATGA
- a CDS encoding carbohydrate kinase gives MILCCGEALIDMLPRTTTLGEPAFAPYVGGAVFNTAIALGRLGAPAGFFSGLSSDLFGGQFRDALGASKVSSTYAHTSSRPTTLAFVKLTNGQATYTFYDENTAGRLLAIDDLPALGNEIEAMLFGAISLISDPAGSAYEEFMRREHASRVMMLDPNIRPNFIPDKAKHLRRIREMMAMADIVKLSDEDLHWFGEAGSHEDVIRNWLDRGPKLIVVTHGSEGAVGYTKDHAVTVMPEKVEVVDTVGAGDTFNAGILASLHEQGLLTKAAIAGLSKEAIHKALALGAKAAAVTVSRAGANPPWRHEIA, from the coding sequence ATGATCCTTTGCTGCGGCGAAGCCCTGATCGACATGCTGCCGCGCACCACGACGCTGGGTGAGCCGGCCTTTGCCCCCTATGTGGGCGGCGCGGTATTCAACACGGCCATCGCGCTTGGCCGGCTGGGCGCGCCGGCTGGTTTCTTTTCCGGCCTGTCGTCGGATCTTTTCGGCGGCCAGTTCAGGGATGCGCTGGGCGCGAGCAAGGTGAGTTCCACCTACGCCCACACTTCCTCGCGACCTACGACACTGGCCTTTGTGAAGCTGACCAACGGCCAGGCGACCTACACATTCTACGACGAGAATACCGCCGGACGCCTGCTGGCCATCGATGACCTGCCGGCGCTGGGTAACGAGATCGAGGCCATGCTGTTCGGCGCCATCAGCCTGATCTCGGACCCTGCCGGCAGTGCTTATGAAGAGTTCATGCGGCGCGAGCACGCAAGCCGCGTCATGATGCTCGATCCCAATATCCGGCCGAACTTCATCCCCGACAAGGCAAAGCACCTCAGACGCATCCGCGAGATGATGGCGATGGCCGACATCGTGAAGCTCTCGGACGAAGACCTCCATTGGTTCGGCGAAGCCGGCTCGCATGAAGATGTCATCCGCAACTGGCTCGACCGTGGCCCCAAGCTGATCGTCGTGACCCATGGCAGCGAAGGCGCTGTCGGTTACACCAAAGACCATGCCGTCACCGTGATGCCGGAAAAAGTCGAGGTGGTCGACACGGTCGGCGCCGGCGACACCTTCAATGCCGGCATCCTTGCCTCCCTGCATGAACAGGGCCTGCTGACCAAGGCGGCAATCGCCGGCCTATCGAAAGAGGCCATCCACAAGGCGCTGGCGCTCGGTGCAAAGGCGGCGGCGGTGACCGTGTCACGCGCGGGCGCCAATCCGCCGTGGCGGCATGAAATCGCCTGA
- a CDS encoding DegT/DnrJ/EryC1/StrS aminotransferase family protein has product MQFIDLGAQRERIRDRLKAAIDRVVEEGRYILGPQVTEFENKLATYIGTKHVVACANGTDALLLPLFAAGIGQGDAVFVPSFTFAATAEVVALAKAEPVFVDVDPETYNIDIASLEAAIAMIKKEGRLKPKAIIPVDLFGLAADYDAIMAIANREGLLVIEDAAQSMGGSLDGKMCGAFGHVGSTSFYPAKPLGCYGDGGAMFTNDDALADKLRSFAFHGKGETQYDNVRVGINSRLDTIQAAILIEKLAILEDEMVARQVVANRYAEGLGDIVTAARNLDGSRSAWAQYAIETPKRDGLKAHLGEKGIPSVIYYVRPLHAQVAYRDYPRTPTGLAVSEELPKRILCLPMHPYLSEADQDRIIETIRNYIGSNSAQAAAE; this is encoded by the coding sequence ATGCAGTTCATTGATCTTGGCGCGCAGCGCGAACGCATCCGCGACCGGCTGAAGGCCGCGATCGACCGTGTCGTCGAAGAAGGGCGTTATATCCTCGGCCCGCAGGTCACCGAATTCGAGAACAAGCTCGCCACCTATATCGGCACCAAGCATGTCGTGGCCTGCGCCAACGGCACCGATGCGCTGCTGCTGCCGCTGTTTGCCGCCGGCATCGGCCAGGGCGACGCGGTGTTCGTGCCCAGCTTCACTTTCGCCGCCACCGCCGAAGTGGTGGCGCTGGCCAAGGCGGAACCTGTCTTCGTCGATGTCGATCCGGAGACCTACAACATTGACATCGCCAGCCTCGAAGCGGCCATCGCCATGATCAAGAAGGAAGGCCGGCTGAAGCCGAAGGCGATCATCCCGGTCGACCTGTTCGGCCTTGCCGCCGACTATGATGCCATCATGGCGATCGCCAATCGCGAAGGGCTGCTGGTGATCGAGGACGCCGCCCAGTCGATGGGCGGGTCGCTTGACGGCAAGATGTGCGGTGCCTTCGGCCATGTCGGCTCGACCAGCTTCTATCCGGCCAAGCCGCTCGGCTGCTACGGCGATGGTGGCGCGATGTTCACCAATGATGACGCGCTGGCCGACAAGCTGCGTTCCTTCGCCTTCCACGGCAAGGGCGAGACGCAATATGACAATGTCCGCGTCGGCATCAATTCACGGCTCGACACGATCCAGGCGGCGATCCTGATCGAAAAGCTCGCCATTCTCGAAGACGAGATGGTTGCACGCCAGGTGGTGGCAAACCGCTATGCGGAGGGGCTTGGCGATATCGTCACGGCGGCCCGCAACCTCGACGGCAGCCGTTCGGCCTGGGCGCAGTACGCCATCGAGACGCCCAAGCGCGACGGCCTGAAGGCGCATCTGGGCGAAAAGGGCATTCCGTCCGTCATCTATTACGTCAGGCCGCTGCATGCCCAAGTCGCCTATCGCGACTACCCGCGCACGCCGACCGGTCTTGCCGTCTCGGAGGAGCTGCCTAAGCGCATCCTGTGCCTGCCGATGCACCCCTATCTCAGCGAAGCCGACCAGGACCGGATCATCGAGACGATCCGCAACTATATCGGCTCGAACTCAGCGCAGGCCGCGGCCGAGTAA
- the cysQ gene encoding 3'(2'),5'-bisphosphate nucleotidase CysQ, whose product MLDVFERLALAAGREVMRVFHAGCAVDHKSDSSPVTEADRESEKIILAGLRAAFPDIPCVAEEEASAGIVPPDLDGAFFLIDPLDGTKEFVNRRTDFTVNIALVRHGVPEVGVVFAPCTGRFFSGLPGRAESLEIDGDYQIVARRPISVRTAAVPLAVVASRSHNTPETEAYIRDLGAAEIVSVGSSLKFCLLASAEADVYPRFGRTMEWDTAAGDAVLRAAGGTTRTLDGKPLAYGKRDQADDEDFANPHFIASGRAGGSPA is encoded by the coding sequence ATGCTCGACGTCTTCGAGCGTCTCGCTCTGGCGGCTGGACGCGAGGTTATGCGCGTGTTCCACGCCGGCTGCGCGGTCGACCACAAATCGGACTCCTCGCCGGTGACCGAAGCGGACCGCGAAAGCGAGAAGATCATCCTTGCCGGGCTGCGCGCCGCATTTCCCGACATTCCCTGCGTGGCCGAAGAGGAAGCCTCGGCCGGCATCGTGCCACCTGACCTGGACGGGGCGTTTTTCCTTATCGATCCGCTCGACGGCACCAAGGAATTCGTCAACCGCCGCACCGACTTCACCGTCAACATCGCGCTTGTCCGCCATGGCGTGCCGGAAGTCGGTGTCGTTTTCGCACCTTGCACCGGCCGCTTCTTTTCCGGCCTGCCGGGCAGGGCGGAGAGCCTCGAAATCGATGGTGACTACCAGATCGTCGCGCGCCGGCCGATTTCAGTGAGAACGGCAGCAGTGCCGCTGGCCGTCGTCGCCAGCCGCTCCCACAACACGCCGGAAACCGAAGCCTATATTCGTGACCTCGGCGCCGCCGAGATCGTCTCGGTCGGATCGTCGTTGAAATTCTGTCTTCTTGCCAGCGCCGAGGCGGATGTCTATCCGCGCTTCGGCCGCACCATGGAATGGGACACGGCAGCGGGCGACGCGGTGCTGCGCGCGGCGGGCGGCACGACACGCACGCTGGACGGCAAGCCCTTGGCCTACGGCAAACGCGACCAGGCCGATGACGAGGATTTCGCCAATCCGCATTTCATCGCCAGCGGCAGGGCAGGGGGCAGCCCCGCCTGA